A DNA window from Streptomyces bacillaris contains the following coding sequences:
- the pspAA gene encoding PspA-associated protein PspAA codes for MIVRIMGEGQVKLADSHFAELNELDDLLLKEMDSGDGPGFRTTLNALLDKVRELGAPLPDDSLEPSELILPAPDATLEEVRAMLSDDGLIPN; via the coding sequence ATGATCGTACGGATCATGGGGGAGGGCCAGGTCAAGCTGGCCGACAGTCACTTCGCCGAGCTGAACGAGCTGGACGATCTCCTGCTCAAGGAGATGGACAGCGGCGACGGCCCCGGCTTCCGCACCACGCTCAACGCGCTGCTCGACAAGGTGCGTGAGCTGGGTGCTCCGCTGCCCGACGACTCCCTGGAGCCGTCGGAGCTGATCCTGCCCGCACCCGACGCGACCCTCGAAGAGGTGCGCGCGATGCTCAGCGACGACGGACTCATCCCGAACTGA
- a CDS encoding PspA/IM30 family protein, translating to MKRMGMLFRAKANKALDRAEDPRETLDYSYQKQLELLQKVRRGVADVATSRKRLELQLNQLQGQSSKLEDQGRKALALGREDLAREALSRRAALQQQVTDLETQHTTLQGEEEKLTLAAQRLQAKVDAFRTKKETIKATYTAAQAQTRIGEAFSGISEEMGDVGLAIQRAEDKTQQLQARAGAIDELLASGALDDPTGTAKDDIAAELDRISGGSDVELELQRMKAELAGGSSSSQQAIEGGAQGTQQPQQSPHKFDKQ from the coding sequence ATGAAGCGTATGGGGATGCTTTTCCGCGCGAAGGCAAACAAGGCCCTTGACCGGGCCGAGGATCCGCGCGAGACCCTGGATTACTCGTACCAGAAGCAGCTGGAGCTGCTTCAGAAGGTGCGTCGCGGCGTCGCCGACGTGGCGACGTCCCGCAAGCGTCTGGAGCTGCAGCTCAACCAGCTGCAGGGCCAGTCGTCCAAGCTGGAGGACCAGGGCCGCAAGGCGCTGGCGCTCGGTCGCGAGGACCTGGCGCGTGAGGCGCTGTCCCGGCGCGCCGCCCTCCAGCAGCAGGTCACCGACCTGGAGACGCAGCACACCACGCTGCAGGGCGAGGAGGAGAAGCTCACCCTCGCGGCCCAGCGGCTGCAGGCCAAGGTCGATGCCTTCCGCACCAAGAAGGAGACCATCAAGGCGACCTACACGGCGGCCCAGGCGCAGACCCGGATCGGGGAGGCCTTCTCCGGCATCTCCGAGGAGATGGGCGACGTCGGCCTCGCGATCCAGCGGGCCGAGGACAAGACGCAGCAGCTCCAGGCGCGGGCCGGTGCCATCGACGAGCTGCTCGCCTCCGGCGCCCTGGACGACCCGACCGGCACGGCGAAGGACGACATCGCCGCCGAGCTGGACCGGATCTCCGGCGGCTCGGACGTGGAGCTGGAGCTCCAGCGCATGAAGGCCGAGCTGGCCGGCGGCTCCTCGTCCTCGCAGCAGGCGATCGAGGGCGGTGCCCAGGGCACGCAGCAGCCGCAGCAGTCCCCGCACAAGTTCGACAAGCAGTAG
- a CDS encoding S1C family serine protease, which produces MEIPVLDDASPSAPRSPGRARRLLLTLSAGACALALATGCSGADPAAAPAAAKATPSGTAQGSVTRDTADLEGAYQAVINDVLPSVVQIDASDSLGSGIVYDDKGHVVTNAHVIGEEKSFKVTVATGEAVLDATLVSSYPEQDLAVIKLDEVPDALKPAKFGDAEKVEVGQIVMAMGSPLGLSSSVTQGIVSALGRTVSESRSGGGTGATIANMVQTSAAINPGNSGGALVNLRSEVIGIPTLAATDPQMGDSAAPGIGFAIPVSMVRTVADQIIKDGKVTDSGRAALNITGRTVVDDSYRPAGVALVSVDRGGAADEAGLRAGDIVTKIGDSEVTTVTSLSEALAGDKPGDRVTVTYTRGGDSRTAEVTLGEI; this is translated from the coding sequence ATGGAGATTCCGGTTCTGGACGACGCATCCCCCTCGGCTCCCCGCTCCCCCGGCCGCGCACGGCGGCTGCTGCTTACCCTGTCCGCGGGGGCCTGCGCGCTCGCCCTGGCCACCGGGTGCTCCGGCGCGGATCCGGCTGCCGCCCCCGCCGCCGCCAAGGCCACCCCCTCCGGTACGGCCCAGGGCTCGGTGACCCGTGACACCGCCGACCTGGAGGGCGCCTACCAGGCCGTCATCAACGACGTGCTGCCCTCGGTGGTGCAGATCGACGCCTCGGACAGCCTCGGCTCCGGGATCGTCTACGACGACAAGGGCCATGTCGTCACCAACGCGCATGTGATCGGCGAAGAGAAGTCGTTCAAGGTCACCGTCGCCACCGGGGAGGCGGTGCTGGACGCCACGCTGGTCTCCTCCTATCCGGAGCAGGATCTCGCGGTCATCAAACTCGACGAGGTGCCCGACGCGCTGAAGCCCGCGAAGTTCGGTGACGCGGAGAAGGTCGAGGTCGGGCAGATCGTGATGGCGATGGGCTCGCCGCTCGGCCTCTCCAGCAGCGTCACCCAGGGCATCGTCTCGGCGCTCGGCCGGACGGTGAGCGAGAGCCGGTCGGGCGGCGGTACCGGCGCCACGATCGCCAACATGGTGCAGACCTCGGCGGCGATCAACCCGGGGAACAGCGGCGGGGCGCTGGTCAACCTGCGGAGCGAGGTGATCGGCATCCCGACCCTCGCGGCGACGGACCCGCAGATGGGCGACAGCGCGGCGCCGGGCATCGGCTTCGCGATCCCCGTCTCGATGGTGCGGACGGTCGCCGACCAGATCATCAAGGACGGCAAGGTCACCGACTCGGGCCGGGCGGCGCTGAACATCACCGGCCGTACGGTCGTCGACGACTCCTACCGGCCGGCCGGGGTCGCGCTGGTGAGCGTGGACCGGGGCGGGGCCGCGGACGAGGCGGGGCTGCGGGCCGGGGACATCGTCACGAAGATCGGGGACTCCGAGGTCACCACCGTCACCTCGCTCTCCGAGGCGCTGGCGGGTGACAAGCCGGGCGACAGGGTGACGGTGACGTACACCCGGGGCGGCGACAGCAGGACGGCGGAGGTCACGCTCGGGGAGATCTGA
- a CDS encoding sensor histidine kinase: MTTLPSGFARARRWLRDHPLAFDAALAFCVLTAMICGSFADPGKGHGPTFGTRTPEPFSVLLMVLAASALVLRRRRPMPVLAVTGGLAATEYIFIDPPAPVVMSSVIALYTVASRTDRPTTWRVGLLTMGILTVAAMVFGSTPWYSQENLGVFAWTGMASAAGDAVRSRRAFVDAIRERAERAERTREEEARRRVAEERLRIARDLHDVVAHHIALVNVQAGVAAHVMDKRPDQAKEALAHVREASRSALNELRVTVGLLRQSGDPEAPTEPAPGLAVLDELVATFRNAGLPVEVVGADRAPGLPSAVDLAAYRVIQEALTNVRKHAGAGARAEVSVVRVGATAEITVLDNGRGGAADGPGPENEAAPDGGGHGLLGMRERVTALGGALTAGPRYGGGFRVHAILPIEAPTGEGARTSEPEPPGPAATTGERR, from the coding sequence GTGACCACCCTTCCCTCTGGGTTCGCACGGGCCCGCCGCTGGCTTCGGGACCATCCGCTCGCGTTCGACGCGGCCCTGGCGTTCTGCGTCCTGACGGCCATGATCTGCGGTTCGTTCGCGGACCCGGGCAAGGGCCACGGGCCGACGTTCGGGACCCGCACGCCCGAGCCCTTCAGCGTGCTGCTGATGGTGCTCGCCGCCTCGGCCCTCGTGCTGCGGCGGCGCCGGCCGATGCCGGTCCTCGCGGTGACCGGCGGCCTCGCGGCGACCGAGTACATCTTCATCGACCCGCCCGCCCCGGTCGTGATGAGCAGCGTCATCGCGCTCTACACCGTCGCCTCGCGCACCGACCGCCCCACCACCTGGCGGGTCGGGCTGCTGACCATGGGGATCCTGACGGTGGCCGCGATGGTCTTCGGCTCGACGCCCTGGTACAGCCAGGAGAACCTGGGCGTCTTCGCCTGGACCGGGATGGCGTCGGCCGCAGGGGACGCCGTACGCAGCCGCCGCGCCTTCGTCGACGCGATCCGGGAGCGGGCCGAGCGGGCGGAGCGGACGAGGGAGGAGGAGGCCCGGCGCCGGGTCGCGGAGGAGCGGCTGCGGATCGCCCGGGACCTCCACGACGTGGTCGCCCACCACATCGCCCTGGTCAATGTGCAGGCCGGGGTCGCCGCCCACGTCATGGACAAGCGCCCCGACCAGGCCAAGGAGGCGCTCGCCCACGTCCGCGAGGCCAGCCGCTCCGCGCTCAACGAACTCCGGGTCACCGTCGGGCTGCTCCGCCAGTCCGGCGACCCCGAGGCCCCCACCGAACCGGCCCCCGGCCTCGCGGTCCTGGACGAGCTGGTGGCCACCTTCCGCAACGCCGGGCTCCCCGTCGAGGTGGTGGGCGCGGACCGGGCTCCCGGCCTCCCCTCCGCCGTCGACCTGGCCGCGTACCGGGTCATCCAGGAGGCCCTGACCAACGTACGCAAACACGCGGGCGCCGGGGCCAGGGCTGAGGTCAGCGTCGTACGGGTCGGAGCCACCGCCGAGATCACGGTCCTGGACAACGGGCGGGGCGGCGCGGCCGACGGACCGGGCCCGGAGAACGAGGCCGCCCCCGACGGCGGCGGCCACGGCCTGCTCGGCATGCGCGAACGGGTCACCGCCCTCGGCGGCGCCCTCACGGCGGGACCTCGGTACGGGGGCGGGTTCCGGGTCCATGCGATCCTGCCCATCGAGGCCCCCACCGGTGAAGGGGCCCGCACCAGCGAACCGGAACCGCCCGGCCCGGCGGCCACGACGGGGGAGCGCCGATGA
- a CDS encoding class I SAM-dependent methyltransferase translates to MVARQLDEQIAGRFPVGQRLRILDVGMGRGVQALRLARAGHSVTGLESDAGLLGAAREALSTEPEGIRERVRLIEGDGRETGVHFLPGSFDVVLCHGVLMYVEEPDPMLAGLARMLAPGGLLSLLVRNADALAMRPALAGDFGAALAAFDSATYTDDLGTTVRADRLDALRATLAGIAAPLHAWYGVRVFTDNVADGTELPPGELERVLTLEDRAARTDPYRSVAALLHLCGVRG, encoded by the coding sequence CTGGTCGCCCGGCAGCTGGACGAGCAGATAGCCGGGCGCTTCCCGGTCGGTCAGCGGTTGCGCATCCTGGACGTCGGCATGGGCCGGGGTGTCCAGGCGCTGCGGCTCGCGCGGGCCGGTCACTCGGTGACCGGTCTGGAGTCGGACGCCGGCCTGCTGGGCGCGGCCCGTGAGGCGCTGTCGACCGAGCCGGAGGGCATCCGGGAGCGGGTCCGGCTGATCGAGGGGGACGGCCGGGAGACCGGTGTGCACTTCCTGCCGGGCAGCTTCGACGTGGTGCTCTGCCACGGCGTGCTGATGTACGTCGAGGAGCCCGACCCGATGCTGGCAGGGCTGGCCCGCATGCTGGCTCCGGGCGGCCTGCTCTCCCTCCTCGTACGGAACGCGGACGCGCTCGCGATGCGCCCCGCGCTCGCCGGTGACTTCGGCGCGGCCCTCGCGGCCTTCGACTCGGCCACGTACACCGATGACCTCGGCACCACCGTGCGGGCCGACCGGCTGGACGCGCTGCGCGCCACCCTGGCCGGGATCGCCGCCCCGCTGCACGCCTGGTACGGGGTGCGGGTCTTCACGGACAACGTGGCCGACGGCACCGAGCTGCCTCCCGGGGAGCTGGAGCGGGTGCTGACCCTGGAGGACCGGGCGGCGCGGACCGACCCGTACCGGAGCGTCGCGGCACTGCTGCATCTGTGCGGGGTGCGCGGCTAG
- a CDS encoding response regulator: MTQPAKTPEAPGAPGTSEAPIRVLLADDQALLRSAFRVLVDSEPGMEVVGEAADGAEAVELARTTAPDVVLMDIRMPGTDGLAATRMISTDPALAAVRVVMLTTFEVDEYVVQALRAGASGFLGKGAEPDELLNAIRIAAAGEALLSPAATKGLIATFLAQGGSSPAREGPESAEYAERLAALTVREREVLVLVAGGLSNDRIAERLAVSPLTVKTHVNRAMAKVAARDRAQLVVIAYESGLVRPRVE, translated from the coding sequence ATGACCCAGCCCGCCAAGACACCCGAGGCACCCGGAGCACCCGGGACATCCGAGGCGCCCATCAGGGTGCTGCTCGCCGACGACCAGGCCCTGCTGCGCAGCGCGTTCCGGGTACTGGTGGACTCCGAGCCCGGCATGGAGGTCGTCGGGGAGGCGGCCGACGGGGCCGAGGCGGTGGAGCTGGCCCGGACCACCGCCCCCGACGTCGTGCTGATGGACATCCGGATGCCGGGCACGGACGGGCTGGCCGCCACCCGCATGATCAGCACCGACCCGGCGCTCGCGGCGGTCCGGGTGGTCATGCTCACCACCTTCGAGGTCGACGAGTACGTGGTCCAGGCCCTGCGCGCCGGGGCCTCCGGTTTCCTCGGCAAGGGCGCCGAGCCCGACGAACTGCTCAACGCGATCCGGATCGCGGCGGCGGGCGAGGCGCTGCTCTCCCCGGCGGCGACCAAGGGGCTCATCGCCACTTTCCTTGCCCAGGGCGGGAGTTCACCGGCGAGGGAGGGGCCGGAGAGCGCGGAGTACGCGGAGCGGCTGGCCGCGCTGACCGTACGCGAGCGGGAGGTGCTGGTCCTGGTGGCCGGCGGCCTCTCCAACGACCGGATCGCGGAACGGCTGGCGGTCAGCCCGCTCACCGTCAAGACGCATGTGAACCGGGCGATGGCGAAGGTGGCGGCCCGGGACCGGGCGCAACTGGTCGTGATCGCCTACGAATCGGGTCTGGTACGCCCCCGGGTGGAGTGA
- a CDS encoding DUF3043 domain-containing protein — MFRSRAKTEKAPTDQVTADLSKQPRDPQAPKGRPTPKRSEAQTQRRRAASSAPTDRKAAVKRQREARRADLARQREALASGDERYLPVRDKGPVRRFVRDYVDSRFCVAEWFLPLAVIILILSVIQVQNIQSISLLLWMGVIILIVIDSIGLSIRLKKQLRERFPDTPKRGAVAYGLMRTLQMRRLRLPKPQVKRGERP, encoded by the coding sequence GTGTTCCGTAGCCGTGCCAAGACAGAGAAGGCCCCCACCGATCAGGTGACGGCGGACCTCTCCAAGCAGCCCCGCGACCCGCAGGCTCCCAAGGGTCGCCCCACCCCCAAGCGCAGCGAGGCCCAGACGCAGCGCCGACGCGCCGCGTCCAGTGCGCCGACCGACCGCAAGGCGGCCGTGAAGCGCCAGCGGGAAGCGCGCCGCGCCGACCTGGCCCGGCAGCGCGAGGCGCTGGCCTCGGGCGACGAGCGCTATCTGCCGGTCCGCGACAAGGGCCCGGTGCGGCGCTTCGTCCGTGACTACGTGGACTCGCGCTTCTGCGTCGCCGAGTGGTTCCTGCCGCTCGCCGTGATCATCCTGATCCTCAGCGTGATCCAGGTGCAGAACATCCAGAGCATCTCGCTGCTGCTCTGGATGGGTGTGATCATCCTGATCGTGATCGACTCGATCGGTCTGTCGATCCGGCTGAAGAAGCAGCTTCGGGAGCGCTTCCCGGACACGCCCAAGCGCGGTGCCGTCGCCTACGGTCTGATGCGCACGCTCCAGATGCGTCGTCTGCGGCTCCCGAAGCCGCAGGTCAAGCGCGGAGAGCGGCCCTGA